One stretch of Psilocybe cubensis strain MGC-MH-2018 chromosome 6, whole genome shotgun sequence DNA includes these proteins:
- a CDS encoding Cytochrome P450 monooxygenase COX2: MALLHISDPPFHPSIPLATLTIIAVWAFLRLWRIFFKNPSYPPGPVERNFLLGNWDDIPTVKPWATYAQWGKVYGDVVHFRLYRQHTIILNSIEAVDDLLEKRSNIYSSRSQIEMVNLMGWDFATGIKPYGPQWRNHRRFFQYVFRSAVSQSLRPVLSKKVNDLLYNLLLTPENFIGHYKSLGAANIMAAVYAYDIAPTNDYFVSLSENATARVSLSLAPGPSAVNAFPILKYLPEWFPGAGFHKLANETRELTEEMQELPFRHTKKMMDSGNSPLCIASELMERFNSSEEDIETIKEVCASSYAGGADTTAASLGMFFMAMATHPEIQKKAQREIDNVVGNGRLVTWDDMQLLPYIDALNRELMRWRPALPLGIAHCTTQDDVYKGYFIPKGTIPTNGIFHRAISRDERKFKDPDQFNPDRHFDEHGNLKNDYQSYAFGFGRRYG, encoded by the exons ATGGCGCTCCTTCATATCTCGGACCCTCCATTTCATCCATCCATTCCCCTTGCGACCTTGACTATCATCGCCGTTTGGGCATTTTTGCGACTCTGGAGGATATTTTTCAAAAATCCTTCCTACCCCCCTGGCCCTGTTGAGCGGAATTTTTTGCTTGGAAATTGGGACGATATTCCGACTGTCAAGCCATGGGCAACCTATGCTCAGTGGGGCAAAGTATATG GCGATGTCGTTCATTTCCGACTTTATAGACAGCATACAATAATTCTAAACTCGATTGAGGCTGTGGATGACTTGCTTGAGAAGAGGTCTAATATCTACTCCTCAAGATCTCAAATCGAAATGGTTAATTT AATGGGATGGGATTTCGCCACAGGAATCAAGCCATACGGACCGCAATGGAGAAACCATAGGCGCTTCTTCCAATACGTATTCAGGTCGGCTGTGTCGCAAAGTTTGCGACCTGTTTTATCCAAGAAAGTCAACGACTTGCTTTACAATCTTCTGCTTACACCCGAGAACTTCATTGGCCACTATAAATC TTTAGGTGCAGCAAATATTATGGCGGCCGTGTACGCGTATGACATAGCGCCCACAAACGACTATTTCGTATCACTTTCGGAAAATGCAACGGCCCGAGTATCCTTGAGCCTTGCCCCTGGTCCCTCTGCCGTCAACGCGTTTCCCATCCTGAAATATCTTCCGGAATGGTTCCCAGGCGCCGGCTTTCACAAGTTAGCTAATGAGACAAGAGAATTAACAGAAGAGATGCAAGAGCTGCCGTTCAGGCATACTAAAAAGATGATG GACTCTGGAAACTCTCCTCTATGCATAGCTTCCGAGCTTATGGAGAGGTTTAACTCATCGGAAGAGGATATCGAAACCATCAAAGAAGTGTGCGCGTCTAGTTATGCAG GCGGAGCAGATACG ACCGCTGCTTCTCTTGGAATGTTTTTTATGGCAATGGCTACACACCccgaaatccaaaaaaaagcacaacGAGAAATTGACAACGTTgttggaaatggaagacTCGTGACCTGGGATGACATGCAATTGCTACCTTACATCGACGCACTAAATCGAGAACTGATGCGATGGAGGCCAGCATTACCTCTTGGGATTGCTCATTGTACAACACAGGATGATGTTTATAAAGGATACTTCATTCCCAAAGGCAC CATACCCACTAATGGCATCTTTCATAGGGCAATATCACGCGATGAGCGAAAGTTCAAGGATCCAGATCAATTCAATCCCGATCGACACTTTGATGAACACGGAAATCTGAAGAATGACTATCAGTCCTACGCGTTTGGCTTTGGTAGACG TTATGGCTAG